One window of Rubrivirga sp. SAORIC476 genomic DNA carries:
- a CDS encoding RDD family protein, with product MSRSPRPVRVRRFAAGLLDATITLLLALAPAALVPGVLKGRMFGLGLLLGAAYLLLRDAIPYAEWGARSLGKRWIGIRPYAVSGEPLTWRLSMRRNATVAGAATVWAVLYLIGGYKGIPFGEFVLGAAGIVILFEAVLVAIDPAARRLGDRWAKTRVIEARH from the coding sequence ATGTCTCGCTCTCCCCGCCCGGTCCGCGTCCGCCGCTTCGCGGCCGGTCTGCTCGACGCCACGATCACGCTCCTGCTCGCGCTGGCGCCCGCGGCCCTGGTGCCAGGCGTGCTGAAGGGCCGCATGTTCGGCCTCGGGCTGCTGCTGGGGGCCGCATACCTGCTCCTCCGCGACGCCATCCCCTACGCCGAGTGGGGGGCGCGGTCGCTGGGCAAGCGCTGGATCGGAATCCGGCCGTACGCCGTCTCCGGCGAGCCGCTGACGTGGCGCCTCTCGATGCGCCGCAACGCGACCGTGGCGGGCGCCGCGACGGTCTGGGCGGTGCTCTACCTGATCGGCGGGTACAAGGGCATCCCGTTCGGCGAGTTCGTGCTCGGCGCCGCCGGGATCGTGATCCTGTTCGAGGCGGTGCTGGTGGCCATCGACCCGGCCGCGCGGCGCCTCGGGGACCGCTGGGCGAAGACGCGCGTGATCGAGGCGAGGCACTGA
- a CDS encoding MbnP family protein, translating into MTFRSLAPTGALLVALLGAPLTGCDSGGSSSDPAMLRLDVEAMAGADAFQAGQPFTVNGTTGQLDIAQLYLSGITLLHEDGREISILADEPVTVRAQDENQTEIQHSVSERYVLVDADAGRTVATLGEVPAGRYTGVRFLLGVDGLDNRAAMEDFPAGHPLAAQASSMHWNWNAGYVFLRLDGLLDVDGDGVVDPATGTPGDAASGQWRLHVGGSPNAQTVTLDQDFELMGGEMQDLHVQLDLARLVQGIDYTAPANRFCMTGGCQAVVDQAKANTQAAFTLHGVHGHDM; encoded by the coding sequence ATGACCTTCCGTTCCCTCGCGCCTACCGGCGCGCTCCTCGTCGCCCTGCTGGGCGCCCCCCTCACCGGCTGTGACTCCGGCGGCTCCTCGTCCGACCCGGCGATGCTCCGCCTCGACGTTGAGGCGATGGCGGGCGCCGACGCCTTCCAGGCCGGGCAGCCCTTCACCGTCAACGGCACCACGGGCCAGCTCGACATCGCGCAGCTGTACCTCTCCGGGATCACGCTCCTCCACGAGGACGGCCGCGAGATCTCGATCCTGGCCGACGAGCCGGTCACCGTTCGCGCCCAGGACGAGAACCAGACCGAGATCCAGCACTCCGTCTCCGAGCGCTACGTCCTGGTCGACGCCGACGCGGGCAGGACCGTGGCGACGCTCGGCGAGGTGCCCGCGGGCCGGTACACCGGCGTCCGCTTCCTGCTCGGCGTGGATGGGCTCGACAACCGCGCCGCGATGGAGGACTTCCCGGCGGGCCACCCGCTCGCAGCCCAGGCTTCGTCCATGCACTGGAACTGGAACGCGGGCTACGTCTTCCTCCGCCTCGACGGCCTCCTCGACGTCGACGGCGACGGCGTGGTCGATCCCGCGACCGGCACCCCCGGCGACGCCGCCTCGGGCCAGTGGCGGCTCCACGTCGGCGGCTCGCCGAACGCACAGACCGTCACGCTCGACCAGGACTTCGAACTGATGGGCGGCGAGATGCAGGACCTCCACGTCCAACTCGATCTCGCCCGCCTCGTGCAGGGCATCGACTACACGGCCCCGGCCAACCGCTTCTGCATGACGGGCGGTTGCCAGGCCGTCGTGGATCAGGCCAAGGCCAACACGCAGGCCGCGTTCACGCTCCACGGCGTCCACGGCCACGACATGTAG
- a CDS encoding cytochrome-c peroxidase, with protein sequence MLRRRLAARFLLAAAFVVTASGCDTSGPEGPATVEVRVPATFAPLPVPPQNPLRADRVALGERLFFDPILSRDRSVSCGSCHFPDLAFSDGRTRSVGVEGRTGPRNAPSLLNVAYRKSLFWDGGALFLESQALVPLEDPHEMDLAPEDALDRLRRHPDYPALFADAFDGEGPSIQTLTYALAAYQRTLVSAPTAFDRHLAGDTTALAAEARAGLALFQTHCASCHVGAHLTSDSFENNGAAVTDADPGRERITFSDADRGTFRVPSLRAVARTAPYFHDGRFQTLEAVVAHYDRGGDATPGQSPRVRPLRLAPAERDALVAFLRTLDDAPAPVDRSF encoded by the coding sequence GTGCTCCGGCGCCGACTCGCTGCTCGTTTTCTGCTGGCGGCCGCGTTCGTCGTGACCGCCAGCGGGTGCGATACGTCCGGCCCCGAGGGACCGGCGACGGTCGAGGTGCGCGTGCCCGCGACGTTCGCGCCGCTTCCGGTGCCGCCGCAGAACCCGCTCCGCGCCGACCGTGTGGCGCTGGGCGAGCGGCTGTTCTTCGATCCCATCCTCTCGCGCGACCGCTCGGTCTCGTGCGGCTCGTGCCACTTCCCGGACCTCGCCTTCTCGGACGGTCGGACCCGGAGCGTCGGCGTCGAGGGGCGGACGGGGCCTCGGAATGCGCCGTCGCTGCTGAACGTGGCGTACCGCAAGAGCCTGTTCTGGGACGGCGGCGCGCTCTTCCTGGAGAGCCAGGCGCTCGTCCCGCTGGAGGACCCGCACGAGATGGATCTCGCACCCGAGGACGCGCTCGACCGGCTCCGACGGCATCCCGACTACCCGGCCCTCTTCGCCGACGCCTTCGATGGCGAGGGGCCGAGCATCCAGACGCTGACCTACGCGCTCGCGGCGTACCAGCGCACGCTCGTCTCGGCGCCGACGGCCTTCGACCGTCACCTCGCGGGCGACACCACGGCGCTGGCGGCCGAGGCCCGGGCCGGGCTCGCGCTCTTCCAGACGCACTGCGCCTCGTGCCACGTCGGCGCGCACCTCACCTCGGACAGCTTCGAGAACAACGGGGCCGCCGTCACCGACGCCGATCCCGGTCGCGAGCGCATCACGTTCTCCGACGCCGACCGCGGCACGTTCCGCGTCCCGAGCCTCCGCGCCGTCGCGCGGACGGCGCCCTACTTCCACGATGGCCGCTTCCAGACGCTGGAGGCCGTCGTGGCCCATTACGACCGCGGCGGCGACGCCACGCCGGGCCAGAGCCCGCGCGTCCGTCCGCTCCGCCTCGCCCCGGCCGAGCGCGACGCCCTCGTCGCCTTCCTCCGCACGCTCGACGACGCACCGGCCCCGGTCGACCGCTCCTTCTGA
- a CDS encoding FixH family protein, with product MNRLFLFVALVGLAGCVPDGLTDFDFQGLQPDPPADELTGEVVVGTARDAGLTVELTAMRGGPHLGYVRLGLAVTRGGTAVTDATVSLSATADGGPAAGVALPVEDPARDADGVYRGAAFLLAPDTTARQFTLTATIASGGTTAEVAFPIEARNDLWMQAAGVDVLVSWVDPLRPVVGENRYVVAAHRWTGTAFEPVDGATVRLYPYMDMGGGDGHSTPHGAPEALGDGRYGWDVDFIMSGGWEMTVTLAPPGEADRTAAFVGYTVYEPEVEA from the coding sequence ATGAACCGACTCTTCCTCTTCGTCGCCCTGGTGGGGCTCGCCGGGTGCGTGCCCGACGGGCTCACCGACTTCGACTTCCAGGGACTCCAGCCCGACCCCCCCGCCGACGAACTGACCGGCGAGGTCGTCGTCGGGACGGCCCGCGACGCCGGGTTGACGGTCGAGTTGACCGCGATGCGCGGCGGCCCGCACCTCGGCTACGTCCGCCTCGGGCTGGCCGTCACGCGGGGCGGCACAGCTGTGACCGACGCGACCGTCTCGCTCTCCGCGACGGCCGACGGTGGCCCCGCGGCGGGCGTCGCGCTCCCGGTCGAGGACCCCGCGCGCGACGCGGACGGGGTCTACCGCGGCGCCGCATTCCTGCTGGCGCCCGACACCACGGCCCGGCAGTTCACGCTCACGGCCACCATCGCGTCGGGCGGGACGACCGCCGAGGTCGCGTTCCCCATTGAGGCGCGCAACGACCTGTGGATGCAGGCCGCTGGCGTGGACGTGCTGGTCTCGTGGGTCGATCCGCTCCGGCCGGTCGTGGGCGAGAACCGCTACGTGGTGGCGGCGCACCGATGGACCGGGACCGCGTTCGAGCCCGTCGACGGCGCGACCGTCCGGCTCTATCCGTACATGGACATGGGCGGCGGCGACGGCCACTCGACCCCGCACGGCGCCCCGGAGGCGCTCGGCGACGGGCGCTACGGCTGGGACGTGGACTTCATCATGTCGGGCGGGTGGGAGATGACGGTCACGCTCGCGCCTCCGGGTGAGGCCGACCGCACCGCCGCGTTCGTCGGCTACACCGTGTACGAGCCCGAGGTGGAGGCATGA
- the dnaX gene encoding DNA polymerase III subunit gamma/tau codes for MADTTSPSQGARFTVTARKYRPQTFDDLVAQEHVAETLRNAITRDRLAHAYLFSGPRGVGKTTAARILAKAVNCQTPLSERPTAEPCRTCDSCAAFEEGRSLNIIEIDAASNNRVEDIRELRDTVRVPPQGARKKVYILDEVHMLSASAFNALLKTLEEPPDYALFIFATTEPHKVLPTILSRTQRFDFRRIAVPEIVDRLREICTAEGIAADDESLVLIARKGDGALRDALSLFDQAVSLCGADLQIGPLREALGVVDADIYFETTARAQRADRAALLSLVDHVVRSGHDLNEFVLGLADHLRNLLVARSTGTGDLIEGTEATRERYLQAAAPYAETDLLHLLMLAEGAATDLRESRQPRLTLELALLKMASLERAADLGRLLDRLGALERAARGGTLPEGPLTTATLPAPNPVAALPKPTEPAPEPVEQPRTPSEPAPTPSDQVRGPVDQVRGPVDQVRDPVDPVRGSVDPVRGPVDPVRGPVDPVRGPVDPVPTPIASPGGEPAPEAGRAAPRTTSPDPRASSQAAEPAAVYAPPPRRPEPLPLGDPRPQPPPPDSDAPSPPRFGPEDDGGLPEPTAPRRPAPTPPASAPAPATPRPRRPVFSGPALKRPTGGDGASGPAALGRTESPAQGDGQSGPAPGAPADPLGPALARLTEAWPRVIAAVRERVGVRVGAILQSSAPVRVARGAVEIGMDDAFGVTVATNNEAALLDVLSDVLRSEVPPLRWVESARDTPETVRADDPFETLKQMRQDHPVVRALFDQFGAEIVWN; via the coding sequence ATGGCCGACACGACCAGCCCCTCCCAGGGCGCCCGCTTTACCGTCACCGCCCGGAAGTACCGGCCGCAGACCTTCGACGACCTCGTCGCGCAGGAGCACGTCGCCGAGACGCTCCGCAACGCGATCACGCGGGACCGGCTCGCCCACGCGTACCTGTTCAGCGGGCCGCGCGGCGTCGGCAAGACGACGGCGGCGCGCATCCTCGCGAAGGCGGTCAACTGTCAGACGCCGCTGAGCGAGCGGCCGACCGCCGAGCCGTGCCGGACGTGCGACTCGTGCGCGGCCTTCGAGGAGGGCCGTTCGCTCAACATCATCGAGATCGACGCGGCGTCCAACAACCGGGTCGAGGACATCCGCGAGTTGCGCGACACGGTGCGCGTGCCGCCGCAGGGGGCGCGGAAGAAGGTCTACATCCTCGACGAGGTCCACATGCTCTCGGCGAGCGCGTTCAACGCGCTCCTGAAGACGCTGGAGGAGCCGCCGGACTACGCGCTGTTCATCTTCGCGACCACGGAGCCGCACAAGGTGCTCCCCACCATCCTGTCCCGGACGCAGCGCTTCGACTTCCGGCGCATCGCGGTGCCGGAGATCGTGGACCGCCTCCGGGAGATCTGCACGGCCGAGGGCATCGCGGCCGACGACGAGAGCCTCGTGCTGATCGCGCGCAAGGGCGACGGCGCGCTCCGCGACGCGCTCTCGCTGTTCGACCAGGCGGTCTCCCTCTGCGGCGCCGACCTGCAGATCGGGCCGCTCCGCGAAGCACTCGGGGTGGTCGACGCCGACATCTACTTCGAGACCACGGCCCGCGCGCAACGGGCCGACCGCGCCGCGCTGCTGTCGCTGGTGGACCACGTCGTCCGCAGCGGGCACGACCTGAACGAGTTCGTGCTGGGGCTGGCGGACCACCTCCGCAACCTGCTCGTGGCGCGCTCGACGGGCACGGGTGACCTGATCGAGGGCACCGAGGCGACGCGGGAGCGCTACCTCCAGGCCGCGGCGCCGTACGCCGAGACCGACCTGCTGCACCTGCTCATGCTGGCCGAGGGCGCGGCCACGGACCTCCGCGAGAGCCGCCAGCCGCGCCTGACGCTGGAGCTGGCGCTGCTCAAGATGGCGAGCCTGGAGCGCGCCGCCGACCTCGGGCGCCTGCTGGACCGCCTCGGCGCGCTGGAACGGGCAGCGCGCGGCGGCACGCTGCCGGAGGGGCCGCTCACGACGGCGACGCTGCCGGCTCCAAACCCGGTTGCAGCCCTCCCCAAGCCGACGGAGCCGGCTCCCGAGCCAGTTGAACAGCCGCGGACGCCGAGTGAACCGGCCCCCACGCCGTCGGATCAGGTGCGCGGCCCCGTTGATCAGGTGCGCGGCCCCGTTGATCAGGTGCGCGACCCCGTCGATCCGGTGCGCGGCTCCGTCGATCCGGTGCGTGGGCCCGTCGATCCGGTGCGTGGGCCCGTCGATCCGGTGCGTGGGCCCGTCGATCCGGTGCCGACGCCGATTGCCTCTCCGGGGGGCGAGCCCGCGCCCGAGGCGGGGAGGGCTGCGCCGCGCACGACCTCGCCGGATCCGCGGGCGTCGTCGCAGGCGGCCGAGCCAGCCGCGGTGTACGCCCCGCCGCCCCGCCGCCCGGAGCCTCTGCCACTCGGCGACCCGCGGCCTCAGCCGCCCCCGCCCGACTCCGACGCTCCGTCGCCGCCCCGCTTCGGACCTGAGGACGACGGGGGGCTGCCCGAGCCGACGGCCCCCCGCCGCCCGGCCCCGACCCCGCCCGCCTCGGCGCCCGCCCCGGCGACCCCGCGGCCGCGGCGACCGGTCTTCAGCGGCCCCGCGCTCAAGCGCCCGACGGGCGGCGACGGCGCCTCGGGTCCGGCGGCGCTGGGACGCACCGAAAGTCCTGCACAGGGCGACGGGCAGTCGGGACCGGCACCTGGCGCCCCGGCCGACCCGCTGGGGCCGGCACTGGCTCGCCTCACTGAGGCATGGCCGCGGGTCATCGCCGCCGTCCGCGAACGCGTGGGCGTCCGCGTGGGGGCCATCCTGCAGTCCAGCGCGCCGGTGCGCGTGGCCCGCGGGGCGGTCGAGATCGGCATGGACGACGCGTTCGGGGTGACCGTGGCGACGAACAACGAGGCGGCGCTGCTGGACGTCCTGTCGGACGTGCTGCGGAGCGAGGTGCCGCCGCTGCGATGGGTCGAGTCGGCGCGCGACACGCCCGAAACCGTCCGCGCGGACGACCCGTTCGAGACGCTCAAGCAAATGCGCCAGGACCACCCGGTCGTGCGCGCCCTCTTCGACCAGTTCGGCGCAGAGATCGTCTGGAACTAG